Genomic window (Granulicella arctica):
GGGACGGTGAGAGAAACGAGAGGAGCGCACAGGAATGCCGCAAGGAGATTACGTCGTAAGTTCATGAGGGTGTCCCTTTCACTGTGGAGGACCTGCATCACGGCGTGTTCTCGTGTGCTGCATCCCATCCTGTGCTGAAGGTAAGGCAGGTCCGTCCATTTCGACAGTCTCAATCCGACCATAAGCAGATGGCTCAATAGAGCCACCAAGTCTTACATCTCGATGTAACCACGGCGAATTGCAATGATCGCGGCATCGGTGCGATCGTTGGCGTCCAACTTCGAAAGAATGCTCTTCACGTGGTTTTTGACTGTGTTCTCAGAGATACCAAGCTCCGATGCGATGATCTTGTTAGCTTGGCCTTGAGAAATAGAACGGAGCACATCGATTTCTCTCGACGACAAGGAGTCATCTGCAGCGTGTTCTGCCATCTCCCGAGCAACGTCTGGCGGGATTCTTCGACGTCCTGAGTGAACTACGCGAATCGTATCGACTAGTTCGGTGCGCAACAGGTTCTTCAGCAGGTAGCCCACGGCACCCGCCTTGAATGCTCGAAGCGCAACAACATCTCCGGCTGCCGTCGT
Coding sequences:
- a CDS encoding response regulator; this encodes MSDPQPIRVLVVDDHPMMRAGLRGEIDAQIDMHVVAEASDGREAIELFHIHRPDVTLMDVRMPGLGGIDAIEILRKDFPNARFVILTTAAGDVVALRAFKAGAVGYLLKNLLRTELVDTIRVVHSGRRRIPPDVAREMAEHAADDSLSSREIDVLRSISQGQANKIIASELGISENTVKNHVKSILSKLDANDRTDAAIIAIRRGYIEM